One stretch of Amycolatopsis sp. NBC_00345 DNA includes these proteins:
- a CDS encoding ABC transporter ATP-binding protein has translation MAQVRLEGLRKAYGDAVAVEGLDLTVADREFLTLVGPSGCGKSTTLRIICGLEKATAGQVWFGDEPVGHLPANKRDVAMVFQSYALYPHKTVAQNIGFALRMMRVPKDEVTRRVAETARSLGIEKLLERKPKELSGGQRQRVALGRAVIRDAGAFLLDEPLSNLDAQLRVDMRAELKRLHGDLERTFIYVTHDQVEAMTMSDRIAVLSEGVLQQCAPPEEIYERPATMFVASFMGSPAMNFLRGGLADTGGERWFRGAAWEQRLPAAANAVRYEGDVVLGIRPEDVRLGEPDGRPGRVFVTEPLGADVLVTVDVGGELVKSRVPAPFRAGRDEPVTVAFRPERLHLFAAESGVALHAPSPYPER, from the coding sequence ATGGCGCAAGTACGGCTGGAGGGCCTGCGCAAGGCCTACGGGGACGCGGTCGCCGTCGAGGGGCTCGACCTGACCGTGGCCGACCGCGAGTTCCTCACCCTGGTCGGCCCGTCCGGCTGCGGGAAGTCGACCACGCTGCGGATAATCTGCGGGCTGGAGAAGGCCACCGCCGGGCAGGTCTGGTTCGGCGACGAGCCGGTCGGGCACCTCCCGGCGAACAAGCGCGACGTGGCCATGGTGTTCCAGAGCTACGCGCTGTACCCGCACAAGACCGTCGCGCAGAACATCGGCTTCGCGCTGCGCATGATGCGGGTGCCCAAGGACGAGGTCACCCGCCGGGTGGCCGAGACCGCCCGTTCGCTCGGCATCGAGAAGCTGCTGGAGCGCAAGCCCAAGGAGCTCTCGGGCGGGCAGCGGCAGCGGGTCGCGCTCGGCCGCGCGGTGATCCGCGACGCGGGCGCGTTCCTGCTCGACGAGCCACTGTCCAATCTGGACGCCCAGCTGCGGGTGGACATGCGGGCCGAGCTCAAGCGGCTGCACGGCGACCTGGAGCGCACCTTCATCTACGTCACCCACGACCAGGTCGAGGCGATGACGATGTCCGACCGGATCGCGGTGCTGTCCGAGGGGGTGCTGCAGCAGTGCGCGCCGCCGGAGGAGATCTACGAGCGGCCGGCCACCATGTTCGTCGCGTCCTTCATGGGCAGCCCGGCGATGAACTTCCTGCGCGGCGGCCTCGCCGACACCGGCGGCGAGCGCTGGTTCCGCGGCGCCGCCTGGGAACAGCGCCTCCCGGCCGCCGCCAACGCGGTCCGCTATGAAGGCGACGTGGTGCTCGGCATCCGGCCGGAGGACGTGCGCCTCGGCGAGCCGGACGGGCGCCCGGGCCGGGTGTTCGTCACCGAGCCGCTCGGCGCGGACGTGCTGGTGACCGTCGACGTCGGCGGCGAGCTGGTCAAGTCCCGGGTCCCGGCCCCGTTCCGGGCCGGCCGCGACGAACCGGTGACCGTGGCGTTCCGCCCGGAGCGGCTCCACCTCTTCGCCGCGGAAAGCGGCGTGGCGCTGCACGCGCCGTCCCCCTATCCCGAAAGGTGA
- a CDS encoding extracellular solute-binding protein, translated as MDRRAFLKTAALGAALPVLAACGRRGGDGTVRLEGWDYESQLVQQNVSRFTRLNPDVPVAYTPITSAQFVQKLTAEFLGGGGPDVLYMYDDSLAGSVDAEYLQPLDGIPGVDEIYRAVYPSNAAAMTYRGKRYGLPYYTDMQALVYNAEILEKAGISAPPKTLDELEAQSLRIKRAGLLEYPFGVPAQLADTAALWLWALVYANGADLFDAGANPVMGAPGSALTGVFDWVRRASTDSKIMDPACVQLLPVPMDNAVMAGRYAFVLAPRYALRSYNDPAKSKTAGRIRLAPVPSLDGTTQGTVSSTRMYCLGATTEVRDKAIRLLKYLGGFDSGGLPYTAKFWFTERGLGFPFRSLADDPDVRSVLRKFADPVVYAELAQVARARTITSAPWYPEFEQALQRATQDVLVGSASPAAVTAGLDGTARSLAKRYE; from the coding sequence GTGGATCGCAGGGCTTTCCTGAAGACCGCCGCCCTCGGCGCCGCGCTGCCGGTGCTGGCCGCGTGCGGGCGCCGCGGCGGCGACGGCACCGTGCGGCTGGAGGGCTGGGACTACGAATCCCAGCTGGTGCAGCAGAACGTCAGCCGGTTCACCCGGCTCAACCCGGACGTGCCGGTGGCCTACACCCCGATCACCAGCGCGCAGTTCGTCCAGAAGCTCACCGCGGAGTTCCTCGGTGGCGGCGGCCCGGACGTGCTGTACATGTACGACGACTCCCTCGCCGGGTCCGTCGACGCGGAGTACCTGCAGCCGCTGGACGGCATCCCCGGGGTGGACGAGATCTACCGCGCCGTCTACCCGTCCAACGCGGCGGCCATGACGTACCGGGGAAAGCGCTACGGCCTGCCGTACTACACCGACATGCAGGCCCTGGTCTACAACGCGGAAATCCTGGAAAAAGCGGGGATCTCCGCGCCGCCGAAGACCCTCGACGAGCTGGAGGCCCAGTCCCTGCGGATCAAGCGGGCCGGGCTGCTGGAGTACCCGTTCGGCGTGCCGGCGCAGCTGGCCGACACCGCGGCGCTGTGGCTGTGGGCCCTGGTCTACGCGAACGGCGCGGACCTGTTCGACGCCGGCGCGAACCCGGTGATGGGCGCGCCCGGCTCCGCGCTCACCGGGGTCTTCGACTGGGTGCGGCGGGCCAGCACCGATTCGAAGATCATGGACCCGGCCTGCGTGCAGCTGCTGCCCGTGCCGATGGACAACGCGGTGATGGCCGGGCGGTACGCGTTCGTGCTCGCGCCCCGGTATGCCTTGCGCAGCTACAACGATCCCGCGAAGTCGAAGACCGCGGGCCGGATCCGGCTGGCCCCCGTGCCGAGCCTGGACGGCACGACGCAGGGCACGGTGAGCAGCACGCGGATGTACTGCCTCGGCGCCACCACCGAGGTGCGCGACAAGGCGATCCGGCTGCTGAAGTACCTCGGCGGGTTCGACTCCGGCGGACTGCCCTACACCGCGAAGTTCTGGTTCACCGAACGCGGCCTCGGCTTCCCGTTCCGCTCGCTGGCCGACGACCCGGACGTCCGGTCGGTCCTGCGGAAGTTCGCCGACCCGGTGGTGTACGCCGAACTCGCGCAGGTCGCGCGGGCGCGCACCATCACCTCGGCCCCGTGGTACCCCGAGTTCGAACAGGCGCTGCAACGCGCCACCCAGGACGTCCTGGTCGGCTCCGCGAGTCCCGCCGCGGTGACCGCGGGGCTCGACGGCACCGCCCGCTCCCTCGCGAAGCGCTATGAGTAG
- a CDS encoding carbohydrate ABC transporter permease: protein MTLTDTRRAYLLNTPALVVLLALVAYPIGYSFWVSLHRQNLKRPKAVRFIGLDNYLSLWQDPAFLGSLRTTGLFVLVVVAMTVLLAISLALVLNETFPGRGVLRSLALLPWAMPGVVNGLMWRTIFDAKTGVLNGLLTSLGIIDSYQAWLSSPTGAFFLTAFAQVWNTLPFAVILLLAGLSTIPGDLYDAAKVDRAGVFQRFRQVTLPWLLHPLLIVLILETMNAFKAFDTIYVLTGGGPGDATDVIAVLNIRTALTYTDFGLGSAYAWVITLITLVVSAGYVAALYRKGSFEL from the coding sequence ATGACGCTGACCGACACGCGCCGCGCGTACCTGCTCAACACCCCGGCCCTGGTGGTGCTGCTGGCCCTGGTCGCCTACCCGATCGGCTACTCGTTCTGGGTCAGCCTGCACCGGCAGAACCTCAAGCGCCCCAAGGCGGTCCGGTTCATCGGCCTGGACAACTACCTGTCGCTCTGGCAGGACCCGGCCTTCCTCGGCTCGCTGCGCACCACCGGGCTGTTCGTGCTGGTCGTGGTGGCCATGACCGTGCTGCTGGCGATCAGCCTCGCCCTGGTGCTGAACGAGACCTTCCCCGGCCGCGGCGTGCTGCGGTCGCTCGCGCTGCTGCCATGGGCGATGCCGGGCGTGGTGAACGGCCTGATGTGGCGGACCATCTTCGACGCCAAGACCGGTGTCCTCAATGGACTGCTGACCTCGCTCGGGATCATCGACAGCTACCAGGCCTGGCTCTCCTCCCCCACCGGCGCGTTTTTCCTGACCGCCTTCGCGCAGGTGTGGAACACCCTGCCGTTCGCGGTGATCCTGCTGCTCGCCGGGCTCAGCACCATCCCCGGCGACCTCTACGACGCGGCCAAAGTGGACCGTGCGGGCGTGTTCCAGCGGTTCCGGCAGGTGACCCTGCCCTGGCTGCTGCACCCGCTGCTGATCGTGCTGATCCTGGAGACGATGAACGCGTTCAAGGCGTTCGACACGATCTACGTGCTCACCGGCGGCGGGCCGGGCGACGCGACCGACGTGATCGCCGTGCTGAACATCCGCACCGCGCTGACCTACACCGACTTCGGCCTCGGCAGCGCCTACGCCTGGGTGATCACCCTGATCACGCTGGTGGTCTCGGCCGGCTACGTCGCGGCCCTCTACCGGAAGGGGAGTTTCGAGCTGTGA
- a CDS encoding carbohydrate ABC transporter permease produces the protein MSTVPLRYRVPWKKIVVYALAAVFALYLLMPFYWIFAMSFMHEVDAVSVPPQWIPEHPTLDNYLSFLRPDAGEALVGGRAIEETPFALGNSLVVAISTAVLNLVLAVPAAYAFSRLKFRGGKVLLIGYLVTRMVPSVAIIIPFYLMMRSLGLLDTYGALILSYLTFSLPVTIWVLKDFFRAVPRELEDAARVDRCGWLRTMWEVFLPVAAPGLVAAAVFSFMTAWNEFMFALFMTSTKAAKTMPVVAANFATDMNTQFTLMAAAGVLAVLPPLVLVLVFQRLLVQGMAAGSVKG, from the coding sequence GTGAGCACCGTTCCCCTCCGGTACCGGGTGCCGTGGAAGAAGATCGTGGTCTACGCCCTCGCCGCGGTTTTCGCACTGTACCTGCTGATGCCGTTCTACTGGATCTTCGCGATGAGCTTCATGCACGAGGTCGACGCGGTTTCCGTGCCGCCGCAGTGGATCCCCGAGCACCCGACCCTGGACAACTACCTCAGCTTCCTGCGGCCGGACGCCGGTGAGGCGCTGGTCGGCGGCCGGGCCATCGAGGAGACGCCGTTCGCGCTGGGCAACAGCCTGGTGGTGGCGATCTCGACCGCGGTGCTGAACCTGGTTCTCGCGGTGCCCGCGGCGTACGCGTTCTCCCGGCTGAAGTTCCGCGGCGGCAAGGTGCTGCTGATCGGCTACCTGGTCACGCGGATGGTGCCCAGCGTCGCGATCATCATCCCGTTCTACCTGATGATGCGCTCGCTCGGGCTGCTCGACACCTACGGCGCGCTGATCCTGAGCTACCTGACCTTCTCGCTGCCGGTGACGATCTGGGTGCTCAAGGACTTCTTCCGCGCGGTGCCGCGGGAACTCGAGGACGCGGCCAGGGTGGACCGCTGCGGCTGGCTACGGACGATGTGGGAGGTGTTCCTGCCGGTCGCCGCGCCGGGGCTGGTCGCCGCCGCGGTGTTCTCCTTCATGACCGCGTGGAACGAGTTCATGTTCGCGTTGTTCATGACCTCGACGAAGGCGGCGAAGACGATGCCGGTGGTGGCGGCGAACTTCGCCACCGACATGAACACCCAGTTCACGCTGATGGCCGCGGCCGGGGTGCTGGCCGTGCTGCCGCCGCTGGTGCTCGTGCTGGTCTTCCAGCGGCTGCTCGTGCAGGGCATGGCCGCCGGCTCGGTGAAGGGATAG
- a CDS encoding cellulase family glycosylhydrolase, producing MRRETPRLGTGTWLGANFWSRTGGPLMWRSYDPGVVREELAVLAEHQVRVTRSFCYWPDFHPEPDVLDETKLAHFADFLDAHTELGMTSIPTFLVGHMSGENWDPAWRHGRDLYADVEMVSRQAWFIERTARRFRDHPAVAAWLISNEMPIYGRRRGEPPAPREHVTAWARLMVHAVRAGGAAQPVSIGDGAWGIEVTGVENGFSVRELAALTDFTGPHAYPADTDRVRQHLNAAFVCELAAVGGKPVVLEEFGLSGDWASAEHAAHYYRQVLHSSLLAGATGWLAWNNTDFDHLADQDPYRHHPFEMHFGLTTNTGEPKPPLRELAEFGDVLSTVDFERTRRADTGAALVVPAYLERGYPVTTVAADRTLVFDSLRQAYVAAREADLPLAFTREEDGIAEDAALYLLPSTRQLMAPTTRRLGELVRAGATLYLSYCSGTHGGNRGPWFPGLDELFGVRQQLRYGLTTPIRDDVVSFTFTRDFGGGDFVVGGGIGDFDGVGVDFGGIAAGEVLRFRAGGNEHGRALLPVEADPSDVLAIDDHGRPALVRHRLGAGWTVLCTYPLEYLAASLPEVNPEPTHRLYAALAASAGVVPAVRVADPLVFTDVLVHEDGRRFAWFLSQHEEPVTVAPLLAGGRLRTFDGELVEGVTLAAFGVAVFRLDG from the coding sequence ATGAGGCGCGAGACGCCCCGCCTGGGCACCGGGACCTGGCTCGGCGCGAACTTCTGGTCGCGCACCGGCGGTCCGCTGATGTGGCGCTCCTACGACCCGGGCGTGGTGCGTGAGGAGCTGGCCGTGCTCGCCGAGCACCAGGTCCGTGTCACCCGCTCGTTCTGCTACTGGCCGGACTTCCACCCCGAGCCGGACGTCCTCGACGAAACGAAGCTCGCGCACTTCGCGGACTTCCTCGACGCCCACACCGAGCTGGGCATGACCTCGATCCCGACCTTCCTCGTCGGGCACATGTCCGGCGAGAACTGGGATCCCGCCTGGCGACACGGCCGGGACCTCTACGCCGACGTCGAAATGGTCAGCCGCCAGGCCTGGTTCATCGAGCGGACGGCCCGGCGGTTCCGCGACCACCCCGCGGTCGCCGCCTGGCTGATCAGCAACGAGATGCCCATCTACGGCCGCCGCCGCGGTGAACCGCCCGCGCCGCGCGAGCACGTCACTGCGTGGGCCCGGCTGATGGTGCACGCCGTGCGCGCCGGGGGCGCGGCCCAGCCGGTCTCGATCGGCGACGGCGCCTGGGGCATCGAGGTGACGGGGGTGGAGAACGGCTTCTCGGTGCGGGAACTGGCCGCGCTGACCGACTTCACCGGCCCGCACGCCTACCCGGCCGACACCGACCGGGTCCGCCAGCACCTCAACGCCGCGTTCGTCTGCGAACTCGCCGCCGTGGGCGGGAAGCCGGTGGTGCTGGAGGAGTTCGGGCTGTCCGGCGACTGGGCGTCGGCCGAGCACGCCGCGCACTACTACCGGCAGGTGCTGCACAGCTCGCTGCTCGCCGGCGCCACCGGGTGGCTGGCCTGGAACAACACCGACTTCGACCACCTGGCCGACCAGGACCCGTACCGGCACCACCCGTTCGAAATGCACTTCGGCCTGACCACGAACACCGGCGAGCCGAAGCCGCCGCTGCGCGAGCTGGCGGAGTTCGGCGACGTGTTGTCCACAGTGGACTTCGAGCGGACGCGGCGGGCGGACACCGGCGCGGCGCTGGTGGTGCCCGCCTATCTTGAGCGCGGATACCCGGTGACCACCGTCGCCGCCGACCGCACGCTGGTGTTCGACTCGCTGCGCCAGGCCTACGTCGCGGCGCGCGAGGCCGACCTCCCGCTCGCCTTCACCCGGGAAGAGGACGGCATCGCCGAGGACGCCGCGCTCTATCTGCTCCCCTCGACCCGGCAGCTGATGGCGCCGACGACCCGGCGCCTCGGCGAGCTGGTCCGCGCGGGCGCGACGCTGTACCTGTCGTACTGCTCCGGCACCCACGGCGGCAACCGCGGACCCTGGTTTCCCGGCCTGGACGAGCTTTTCGGCGTCCGCCAGCAGCTTCGTTACGGGCTCACCACGCCGATCCGGGACGATGTCGTGTCGTTCACCTTTACCCGTGATTTCGGCGGCGGCGACTTCGTCGTCGGCGGCGGCATCGGCGACTTCGACGGCGTCGGCGTCGACTTCGGCGGCATCGCGGCCGGCGAGGTGCTGCGGTTCCGGGCCGGGGGCAACGAGCACGGCCGGGCGCTGCTACCGGTGGAGGCCGACCCGTCCGACGTCCTCGCCATCGACGACCACGGTCGGCCCGCGCTGGTCCGCCACCGGCTGGGCGCGGGCTGGACCGTGCTGTGCACCTACCCGCTGGAGTACCTCGCGGCCAGCCTGCCGGAGGTGAACCCGGAGCCGACCCACCGGCTGTACGCCGCGCTCGCCGCCTCGGCCGGTGTGGTCCCCGCCGTGCGGGTGGCGGACCCACTGGTGTTCACCGACGTCCTGGTCCACGAGGACGGCCGGCGGTTCGCCTGGTTCCTGAGCCAGCACGAGGAGCCGGTCACTGTGGCGCCTTTGCTGGCGGGCGGGCGGTTGCGGACCTTCGATGGCGAGCTGGTGGAGGGGGTTACGCTGGCGGCTTTCGGGGTGGCGGTGTTTCGGCTCGACGGTTGA
- a CDS encoding acetylxylan esterase: MSFDEYWADLDAELAGFPARPVLDRIPGRCTADFTGYEVRFSGIGSHRLFGYLSVPTGPGPFPGLLEVPRHGSVDNPPHYNERLRYLVFTPAHRGQRRADSPFAAAYPGLFTRGIGSPATYVYREIVADCLRAAEFLLGHPDLDPSRAGVAGDDLAVLVAARRPGFTALQVTAPLLHDPLRRRQDTREYPLEELNDHLRHHPGDEERLARTLALFEPARHAPAVTARTLLAGPGWGRDLLDAFGERLETYRLTDRDAVDVRALDAWLADRLGVTAMARFAS; the protein is encoded by the coding sequence GTGAGCTTCGACGAATATTGGGCGGATCTGGACGCGGAGCTGGCCGGATTCCCGGCGCGGCCGGTGCTGGACCGGATTCCCGGCCGCTGCACCGCGGACTTCACCGGCTACGAGGTGCGCTTCAGCGGGATCGGCTCGCACCGGCTGTTCGGCTACCTGAGCGTGCCCACCGGGCCCGGGCCGTTCCCCGGGCTGCTGGAGGTGCCGCGGCACGGCAGCGTGGACAACCCGCCGCACTACAACGAACGCCTGCGGTACCTGGTTTTCACGCCCGCGCACCGGGGCCAGCGCCGGGCCGACAGCCCGTTCGCCGCCGCGTACCCCGGCCTGTTCACCCGGGGCATCGGCAGCCCGGCGACGTATGTCTACCGCGAGATCGTCGCGGACTGCCTGCGGGCCGCGGAGTTCCTGCTGGGGCACCCGGACCTCGACCCCTCCCGGGCCGGCGTGGCCGGCGACGACCTCGCCGTGCTCGTCGCGGCCCGGCGGCCGGGCTTCACCGCCCTGCAGGTCACCGCCCCGTTGCTGCACGACCCGCTGCGGCGGCGCCAGGACACCCGCGAGTACCCGCTGGAGGAGCTGAACGACCACCTGCGTCACCACCCGGGAGACGAGGAGCGGCTCGCCCGCACGCTGGCGTTGTTCGAACCGGCGCGGCACGCCCCGGCCGTCACGGCTCGCACGCTGCTCGCCGGGCCAGGGTGGGGCCGGGACCTGCTCGACGCGTTCGGCGAACGGCTGGAGACCTACCGGCTGACCGACCGGGACGCCGTGGACGTCCGCGCGCTGGACGCTTGGCTGGCCGACCGGCTCGGCGTCACGGCCATGGCCCGGTTCGCTTCGTGA
- a CDS encoding acetylxylan esterase: MTGASTARCPETTEIHVARPPDFERFWAETLSEAEAVDPAPELRHRPDLSTPAVTVSELDYTGFQHVRVSAWHAAPAGPAPAGGFPVVVHIPGYISEPAILKSWAERGYVAIDLAPRGKLRANSAVNPGYPGLLTQDLVDRFTYAYRGFYTDVVRGLDVVAGLAGVDPARIGVWGSSQGGGLGIIAAALRPGLVRCVAAGAPYLCGIMAAARLTHSYPYEEITEYLRVHPGHEPLVTETAAYYDGLNFAAGVTAPVFVYIGLEDDVCPPETGYAVYRLLPEPKQLHAYEHCAHQAGLPRVLPEIERFLDGHLKPSGVLA, from the coding sequence ATGACCGGGGCGAGCACTGCCCGTTGTCCCGAGACCACCGAGATCCACGTCGCACGCCCACCGGACTTCGAGCGGTTCTGGGCGGAAACGCTGAGTGAAGCCGAAGCCGTCGACCCGGCGCCGGAGCTGCGGCACCGGCCCGACCTCTCGACCCCGGCCGTCACCGTGTCCGAACTGGACTACACCGGCTTTCAGCACGTCCGGGTGTCCGCCTGGCACGCCGCCCCGGCGGGACCGGCCCCGGCCGGCGGTTTCCCCGTTGTGGTGCACATCCCGGGCTATATCTCCGAGCCGGCGATCCTCAAGTCGTGGGCCGAGCGCGGGTACGTCGCGATCGACCTCGCCCCGCGCGGGAAGCTCCGCGCGAACTCGGCGGTGAACCCCGGCTACCCGGGATTGCTCACGCAGGACCTGGTCGACCGCTTCACCTACGCCTACCGCGGGTTCTACACCGACGTCGTCCGCGGCCTGGACGTGGTGGCCGGGCTGGCGGGCGTGGACCCGGCCCGGATCGGTGTGTGGGGGTCGAGCCAGGGCGGCGGGCTGGGCATCATCGCCGCGGCTTTACGCCCCGGGCTGGTCCGCTGCGTGGCGGCCGGGGCGCCGTACCTGTGCGGGATCATGGCCGCGGCGCGGCTGACGCACTCCTACCCGTACGAGGAAATCACCGAGTACCTGCGGGTGCACCCCGGGCACGAGCCGCTGGTGACCGAGACCGCCGCCTACTACGACGGGCTGAACTTCGCCGCCGGGGTGACGGCCCCCGTCTTCGTCTACATCGGACTGGAGGACGACGTGTGCCCGCCGGAGACCGGCTACGCGGTGTACCGGCTGCTGCCGGAGCCCAAGCAGCTGCACGCTTACGAGCACTGCGCGCACCAAGCGGGCCTGCCCCGGGTGCTCCCCGAAATCGAGCGGTTCCTGGACGGGCACCTCAAGCCGAGCGGAGTCCTCGCGTGA